A DNA window from Bacteroides cellulosilyticus contains the following coding sequences:
- a CDS encoding GSCFA domain-containing protein, with protein MNFSTPVELPSDLPRFTQADELLLMGSCFATNIGALLADARFRLDVNPFGVLYNPLSVSAALRELVTGRLYKEEDLFFFRECWHSPMHHGDFSSPSAEEVLQRINARLQTAHERIHHLNCLMLTFGTAWVYEQKSTGHVVANCHKQPESVFTRRRLSVQEIVSDYTSLFSGLIARNPKLKVILTVSPIRHVRDGMHANQLSKATLLLAIDQLQASFPEHVFYFPAYELLLDELRDYRFYADDMVHPSPLAVRHVWEKFVQTCLSEDALEIMQESENINKALSHKPFHPESDEYKRFLGQIVLKIDRLNKKYPYLDFKKEKDICRIRLKQ; from the coding sequence ATGAACTTTTCTACCCCTGTTGAATTACCTTCCGATCTGCCCCGTTTTACTCAGGCGGACGAACTTCTGTTGATGGGTTCCTGCTTTGCCACCAACATCGGGGCGCTGCTTGCGGATGCCAGATTTCGTCTGGATGTCAATCCTTTCGGGGTTCTTTATAACCCTTTGTCCGTTTCGGCTGCCTTGCGCGAGCTGGTAACGGGCAGGCTGTATAAAGAAGAAGACCTGTTCTTCTTCCGTGAGTGCTGGCATAGCCCGATGCATCATGGTGATTTTTCTTCTCCCTCGGCAGAAGAAGTGTTGCAGCGCATCAATGCCCGTCTGCAAACGGCGCACGAACGTATCCACCACTTGAACTGCCTGATGTTGACTTTTGGTACAGCGTGGGTGTACGAACAGAAATCCACGGGACATGTGGTTGCTAATTGCCATAAACAACCGGAGTCTGTCTTTACCCGTCGCCGGCTCAGCGTGCAGGAGATTGTATCGGATTACACCTCTCTCTTTTCCGGTCTGATTGCCCGGAATCCAAAGTTGAAAGTGATTCTTACGGTCAGCCCCATCCGTCATGTACGCGACGGAATGCATGCTAACCAATTGAGTAAAGCTACACTTTTGCTTGCCATCGATCAGTTACAGGCTTCATTTCCTGAACATGTCTTTTATTTTCCGGCTTATGAACTCTTACTCGACGAGCTTCGTGACTATCGTTTTTATGCTGACGACATGGTGCATCCATCCCCCCTGGCGGTGCGTCATGTATGGGAGAAGTTTGTGCAGACCTGCCTCTCTGAGGACGCGTTAGAGATTATGCAGGAAAGTGAAAATATCAATAAAGCGCTATCCCATAAGCCCTTCCATCCGGAGTCAGACGAGTATAAGCGTTTTTTAGGACAAATTGTGTTAAAAATAGACCGACTTAACAAAAAATACCCGTACTTAGATTTCAAAAAAGAGAAAGATATATGCCGTATACGATTGAAACAATAG
- a CDS encoding bifunctional UDP-N-acetylmuramoyl-tripeptide:D-alanyl-D-alanine ligase/alanine racemase gives MPYTIETIAERISARRVGDTPATIDWLLTDSRSLSFPEETLFFALTTKRNDGARYIPDLYSRGVRNFVVSKEAYKWVESGQLAMSNSDMLAVNFLVVANPLKALQKLAEQHREQFQIPVIGITGSNGKTIVKEWLHQLLSPERAIVRSPRSYNSQIGVPLSVWQMNGQSELAIFEAGISEMGEMRALQNIIKPTIGILTNIGGAHQENFFSLQEKTMEKLSLFKNCDVVIYNGDDEFINNCVAKSMLSAREIAWSRKDMERPLFISKVEKKEDCTVISYRYLEMDNTFILPFIDDASIENSLNCLAACLYLMLPAGKITERMAALEPVAMRLEVKEGKNGCLLINDSYNSDLASLDIALDFLYRRSQSNGLKRTLILSDILETGQNAPTLYRKVSQFVGSRGIERIIGVGSEISSCAARFDIEKAFYPNTEALLRAISRGELRLENEIILIKGARQFGFDALTEELEKKVHETILEVNLGAMIANLNYYRSKLRPDTKMVCMVKASAYGAGSYEIAKTLQEHHVDFLAVAVADEGSELRKAGITASIIIMNPEMTAFKTMFDYKLEPEVYSFHLLDALIKEAEKEGITNFPIHIKLDTGMHRLGFAAEDMPRLIERLKGQNAVIARSVFSHFVGSDAAQFDAFTRGQIETFEAASMQLQEAFPHKILRHICNSAGIERFPGAQFDMVRLGIGLYGISPIDNSIINNVSTLKTTILQIRDVPQEDTVGYSRKGHLTRNSRIAALPIGYADGLNRHLGNGHAYCLVNGQRAPYVGNICMDVCMIDVTDIDCKEGDTVEIFGDHLPITVLSDILETIPYEVLTSVSTRVKRIYYQD, from the coding sequence ATGCCGTATACGATTGAAACAATAGCCGAACGCATCAGTGCACGACGTGTGGGGGACACGCCGGCAACTATAGATTGGTTACTTACCGATAGCCGTTCCTTGAGTTTCCCCGAAGAAACCTTGTTTTTTGCCTTAACTACCAAGCGCAATGATGGCGCACGCTATATACCTGACTTGTATTCACGCGGTGTTCGCAATTTTGTGGTCAGCAAAGAAGCCTATAAATGGGTGGAAAGCGGACAACTGGCAATGAGTAATTCGGATATGTTGGCTGTCAATTTCCTGGTGGTCGCCAATCCGTTGAAAGCTTTGCAGAAGTTGGCGGAACAACATCGCGAACAGTTTCAGATACCGGTTATCGGCATAACAGGCAGTAACGGAAAGACGATTGTAAAGGAATGGCTGCATCAATTGCTCAGCCCTGAGCGGGCGATTGTCCGTTCGCCGCGCAGCTATAATTCACAGATCGGTGTACCTTTGTCCGTCTGGCAGATGAACGGGCAGTCCGAACTCGCTATTTTCGAAGCTGGAATTTCGGAGATGGGAGAGATGCGTGCCTTGCAGAATATTATCAAACCTACCATCGGCATACTGACCAACATCGGCGGAGCTCATCAGGAGAACTTCTTCTCTCTGCAAGAGAAGACCATGGAAAAACTGTCGCTCTTCAAGAACTGCGATGTGGTGATCTATAATGGCGATGATGAGTTTATCAATAATTGTGTGGCGAAGTCTATGCTCAGTGCCCGCGAAATCGCGTGGAGCCGGAAAGATATGGAGCGTCCCCTGTTTATAAGTAAGGTGGAGAAAAAGGAGGATTGTACCGTGATCTCTTATCGTTATCTGGAGATGGACAACACCTTTATATTGCCTTTCATTGACGATGCTTCTATCGAGAACTCGCTGAACTGTCTGGCTGCCTGTCTTTATCTGATGCTTCCTGCCGGGAAGATTACGGAACGTATGGCGGCACTGGAACCGGTAGCTATGCGCCTGGAAGTGAAGGAAGGCAAAAACGGTTGCCTGCTGATAAATGATAGTTATAACAGTGATCTTGCTTCACTGGACATTGCACTCGATTTCCTTTACCGTCGTTCGCAGAGTAACGGACTGAAGCGGACTCTCATCCTCTCGGATATACTGGAAACCGGACAGAATGCGCCGACACTTTACCGGAAAGTATCGCAGTTTGTCGGTAGCCGTGGTATTGAGCGTATCATCGGAGTGGGTAGTGAGATCTCTTCGTGTGCCGCACGCTTTGACATCGAGAAGGCTTTCTATCCTAATACAGAGGCCCTGTTGCGTGCCATTTCCCGTGGAGAACTGCGGTTGGAGAATGAAATTATATTGATAAAAGGTGCCCGTCAGTTCGGCTTTGACGCCTTGACGGAAGAATTGGAGAAAAAGGTACACGAAACCATTCTTGAGGTGAATCTTGGAGCCATGATAGCCAATCTGAACTATTATCGCAGTAAATTGCGTCCGGATACGAAGATGGTGTGTATGGTGAAAGCATCAGCCTATGGGGCCGGTTCGTATGAGATTGCCAAGACCTTGCAGGAACATCATGTTGATTTCCTGGCTGTGGCTGTGGCTGATGAAGGTTCCGAACTCCGCAAAGCGGGTATCACGGCAAGCATCATTATCATGAACCCGGAGATGACCGCGTTCAAGACCATGTTCGACTATAAGCTGGAGCCGGAAGTGTATAGCTTCCACCTGCTGGATGCACTGATTAAAGAGGCGGAGAAGGAAGGAATCACTAACTTCCCGATTCATATAAAACTGGATACGGGTATGCATCGCCTGGGCTTTGCTGCCGAAGATATGCCGCGGCTGATTGAACGGCTGAAGGGACAGAATGCAGTGATTGCCCGTTCGGTATTCTCGCACTTTGTGGGTAGTGATGCGGCACAGTTCGATGCGTTTACACGTGGACAGATTGAAACGTTTGAGGCGGCATCCATGCAGTTGCAGGAAGCATTTCCGCATAAGATACTCCGGCATATCTGCAATTCGGCCGGTATCGAGCGTTTCCCGGGTGCACAGTTCGATATGGTACGCTTGGGTATCGGTTTGTATGGCATCAGTCCTATTGATAACAGCATTATCAATAATGTGAGTACATTGAAAACCACCATTCTGCAAATACGTGATGTACCCCAGGAAGACACGGTAGGCTATAGCCGCAAGGGACACCTGACGCGCAATTCACGGATTGCCGCATTGCCTATCGGATATGCCGACGGATTGAACCGTCATCTGGGCAACGGGCACGCCTATTGCCTGGTGAATGGCCAGCGTGCGCCCTATGTGGGTAACATCTGTATGGACGTTTGCATGATTGATGTTACGGACATTGACTGCAAGGAAGGGGATACTGTGGAGATTTTTGGTGATCATCTGCCTATTACGGTACTTTCCGACATTCTTGAAACCATTCCTTACGAAGTGCTGACAAGTGTTTCTACGCGGGTGAAAAGAATCTATTATCAGGATTAA
- a CDS encoding twin-arginine translocase TatA/TatE family subunit, with product MTNLLLLGFLPSGSEWVIIALLILLLFGGKKIPELMKGLGKGVKSFKDGVNEAKEEINKAKDDIEEPASKNK from the coding sequence ATGACAAATTTACTTTTATTAGGCTTTCTGCCCAGCGGTTCCGAATGGGTTATCATCGCCCTGTTAATACTGTTGTTGTTTGGTGGCAAGAAAATCCCCGAACTGATGAAAGGACTCGGTAAAGGTGTGAAGAGCTTCAAAGATGGTGTGAATGAAGCAAAAGAAGAAATAAACAAGGCAAAGGATGATATAGAAGAGCCGGCTTCAAAAAATAAATAA
- the tatC gene encoding twin-arginine translocase subunit TatC: MADKELTFWDHLDELRRVLFRVLGVWFVLAVGYFIAMPWLFDNVVLAPCHNDFVFYDVLRYVGKVFDLHDDFFTQDFHVKLININLAAPFFIHMSTAFWMSVVTATPYIFFEIWRFISPALYANERRGVKKALCIGTVMFFLGVLLGYFMVYPLTLRFLSTYQLSAAIENQISLNSYIDNFMMLVLCMGLAFELPLVTWLLSLLGLVHKSFLRKYRRHALVLIVIISAIITPTGDPFTLTVVSVPLYLLYELSILMIKDKKTDVDETDEEKEE; encoded by the coding sequence ATGGCAGATAAGGAATTAACCTTTTGGGATCATTTGGACGAACTGCGCCGTGTATTGTTTCGGGTACTCGGTGTATGGTTTGTATTGGCTGTCGGTTATTTTATTGCGATGCCGTGGCTGTTTGACAATGTAGTGTTAGCTCCCTGCCACAATGACTTTGTCTTCTACGACGTGCTGCGCTATGTGGGAAAGGTCTTCGACCTCCATGATGATTTCTTCACACAGGATTTCCACGTTAAACTAATCAATATTAATCTGGCTGCCCCGTTCTTTATTCACATGTCCACTGCATTCTGGATGTCGGTGGTGACGGCTACGCCTTATATCTTTTTCGAAATCTGGCGGTTTATCAGTCCTGCGCTCTATGCTAACGAGCGGCGTGGCGTGAAGAAAGCCCTGTGCATTGGTACGGTGATGTTCTTCCTCGGTGTACTTCTGGGCTATTTTATGGTCTATCCGCTGACGCTACGTTTCCTTTCCACCTATCAACTGAGCGCGGCTATTGAGAACCAGATTTCTTTGAATTCCTACATAGATAACTTCATGATGCTGGTGCTCTGCATGGGGCTGGCTTTCGAATTGCCGTTAGTGACGTGGCTGCTTTCGCTCTTGGGACTGGTACATAAATCTTTTCTGCGCAAATACCGCCGTCATGCCCTGGTGCTTATCGTGATTATTTCAGCTATCATTACGCCGACTGGCGACCCCTTCACCCTGACTGTGGTTTCCGTCCCGCTTTATCTGCTCTATGAGTTGAGTATCCTGATGATTAAGGATAAAAAGACCGACGTGGACGAGACTGATGAAGAGAAGGAGGAATAA